TATGTATGTGCATGTGTCAATTAATTAATAAGCTTCCTAAATTGGACGATCAAACGTAAATCCATAAGTGAATATCCATGCATGGATTCGCCTAGTTCAAACAATGATTTTTAAGTGTATTTAGTATAGAGATATTAGGGACTAATCCTATATACCTAACATCTTATTTTtccttaattattaaaatttaaaatttaaaaattacaatattaaaaaattaaatttataaagttgctaattaaaaataattaaataataatttagtcaaatatattaaattatttaacgattttcaactaataattttaCATTAAGACAATTGTATGTGAATTTTCACCTATTTTATTTGTACGAAAGGTGTATTTACGTAATTTATTTGTACAActttaatttgttatatatatatatgtcttaacctaattaaacaaaataaaaggcaAAGTGATTATGAATTATTGAAGGGATTTTTTATACCTTAACAACAAAATGATAGAGAACTGTATCCTCCATGCTACTGATGTTGAGATGAagaacttcaaaggaaagtgcTTCCAAAACAGCAATGATCTTTGCAACTTGACCCGGAATCCTGTGGGAAATTACTCTCAGGATCACATTAGAACCTGATATTTTAACTTCCACATCCGCAACTGAAGAGTTGCAACTTGCTCCTAGTTCCTTAAAGGAACCACCACCCATTCCGGTGGGGCTATCGTTCTGCTGAAATGCCGGCTGCAGCGCTTTTGGGCTTGGGCCTGGGCTAGGGCTTAGGCTCTTTCTCCTTTTCTGGGACTCCAAAGCTTGAAGCACTTGGTGTAGCTCCTTGATGAACTCTATAACTCCCCCTATTATGGACGCTTGATCTCCCTAAAATCATTCATCAAAGAAAACAAATAACTAACGCGTTATAATTTTATCTCATATGAAGTTAATAGCttagaattgttaaataattgaacaaatttgactaaattgtcaTCTAATGACTCTCATTAATTCTTA
The sequence above is drawn from the Arachis hypogaea cultivar Tifrunner chromosome 4, arahy.Tifrunner.gnm2.J5K5, whole genome shotgun sequence genome and encodes:
- the LOC112794160 gene encoding transcription factor MUTE → MSHIAVERNRRKQMNEHLKVLRSLTPSFYIKRGDQASIIGGVIEFIKELHQVLQALESQKRRKSLSPSPGPSPKALQPAFQQNDSPTGMGGGSFKELGASCNSSVADVEVKISGSNVILRVISHRIPGQVAKIIAVLEALSFEVLHLNISSMEDTVLYHFVVKIGLECELSLEELAMEVQQSFCTEAIITVL